One window from the genome of Nisaea sediminum encodes:
- a CDS encoding LutB/LldF family L-lactate oxidation iron-sulfur protein, producing the protein MQSTSRTFKQNAHDALADAQLQKALSKMRPGFQQKRADVVAKLPEFEDLRDRGRDIKNHVLEHLDYYLERFEENVTRHGGKVHWCRNAEEARQTIMEICRSVDAKTVTKGKSMVAEEIGLNEYLEEHGVEPIETDLGEYIIQLRGEPPSHIIAPAIHVNKEQVVEAFREKHTDLPPNRPLEEVGDITDEARTQLRPKYFAADVGITGANFLIAETGSTVIVTNEGNGDLTQTLAKAHVVVASLEKIVPTLEDASSILRLLARSATGQEFSVYTTFSSGPRRGEDLDGPEEFHVVLLDNGRSAMLGTEYQEMLRCIRCSACMNHCPVYAAVGGHAYGWVYPGPMGAVLTPSLIGIDEAGHLPNASTFCGRCEQVCPMRIPLPKMMRHYRAKEYREGKTTPQVRTGLRLWSYFVKRPWLYRQSAKLGAALLGFLGGRKGRIATLPLASGWTSVRDMPAPEGRTFQQLYRMSGHGKAGGRR; encoded by the coding sequence ATGCAATCGACCTCCCGCACCTTCAAGCAGAACGCTCATGACGCGCTGGCCGATGCCCAGCTGCAGAAGGCGCTCTCCAAGATGCGCCCGGGCTTCCAGCAGAAGCGTGCCGACGTGGTCGCCAAACTTCCCGAATTCGAGGACCTGCGTGACCGAGGTCGTGACATCAAGAACCATGTCCTGGAACATCTCGACTATTACCTCGAGCGCTTCGAGGAAAACGTCACCAGGCATGGCGGCAAGGTTCACTGGTGCCGTAACGCCGAGGAGGCGCGCCAGACCATCATGGAGATCTGCCGCTCGGTGGACGCGAAGACCGTCACCAAGGGCAAGAGCATGGTGGCCGAGGAAATCGGCCTCAACGAGTATCTGGAGGAGCACGGGGTCGAGCCGATCGAGACCGATCTCGGCGAATATATCATCCAGCTTCGCGGCGAGCCGCCGAGCCACATCATCGCGCCGGCGATCCACGTCAACAAGGAGCAGGTCGTCGAGGCGTTCCGCGAGAAGCACACGGATCTGCCGCCGAACCGCCCGCTCGAGGAAGTCGGAGACATCACCGACGAGGCGCGCACCCAGCTGCGGCCGAAATACTTCGCCGCCGATGTCGGTATCACCGGCGCCAACTTCCTGATCGCCGAGACCGGCTCTACCGTCATCGTCACCAACGAGGGAAACGGGGATCTGACCCAGACTCTCGCCAAGGCGCATGTCGTGGTGGCGAGCCTGGAGAAGATCGTGCCGACGCTGGAGGATGCGAGCAGCATCCTGCGTCTTCTGGCCCGCTCGGCCACCGGACAGGAGTTTTCCGTCTATACCACCTTCTCTTCCGGCCCGCGCCGGGGCGAGGATCTGGACGGGCCGGAGGAGTTCCACGTGGTGTTGCTCGACAACGGGCGCTCCGCCATGCTCGGCACCGAGTACCAGGAGATGCTCCGCTGCATCCGTTGCTCGGCCTGCATGAACCATTGCCCGGTCTATGCCGCGGTCGGCGGGCACGCCTATGGCTGGGTCTATCCGGGCCCGATGGGCGCGGTGCTGACGCCGAGCCTGATCGGCATCGACGAGGCGGGTCACCTGCCCAATGCCTCGACCTTCTGCGGCCGCTGCGAGCAGGTATGCCCGATGCGGATCCCGCTGCCGAAGATGATGCGCCACTACCGGGCCAAAGAGTATCGCGAAGGCAAGACTACCCCTCAGGTTCGCACGGGTTTGCGGCTCTGGTCGTACTTTGTGAAGCGGCCCTGGCTCTATCGTCAGTCGGCCAAGCTGGGGGCTGCGCTACTCGGCTTTCTCGGCGGACGGAAGGGAAGAATCGCTACCCTCCCGCTGGCCTCCGGCTGGACCTCGGTCCGCGACATGCCGGCACCCGAGGGACGTACCTTCCAGCAACTCTACAGGATGAGCGGACACGGCAAGGCGGGAGGCAGGCGATGA
- a CDS encoding helix-turn-helix domain-containing protein has protein sequence MTPFGARIRALRAERGVTLKQMATALQVSSAYLSALEHGKKGRPTVGLIHQICQYFGLIWDDAEDLKKLAKRSNPRVVIDTAGLSPKATELANTLADRIRDLDDPRIDTLLAELAPPGKGPRH, from the coding sequence ATGACCCCGTTCGGCGCGAGGATCCGTGCGCTCCGGGCGGAGCGCGGCGTCACCCTGAAGCAGATGGCCACGGCCCTGCAGGTCTCCTCGGCCTATCTCTCCGCGCTGGAACACGGCAAGAAGGGCCGGCCGACGGTGGGGCTGATCCACCAGATCTGCCAGTATTTCGGCCTGATCTGGGACGATGCGGAAGATCTGAAGAAGCTCGCGAAGCGCTCCAACCCGCGCGTCGTCATCGACACGGCCGGGCTCAGCCCGAAGGCGACCGAGCTTGCCAACACCCTTGCCGATCGAATCCGCGACCTCGACGATCCGAGGATCGACACCCTGCTCGCAGAACTCGCACCGCCCGGCAAGGGGCCGCGGCACTGA
- a CDS encoding histidine phosphatase family protein: MLFVRHGQSEFNVHYGATGIDPGIEDPALTDLGKAQIRHSAQALAGREIDHIVSSPYRRALETAHILADTLRLEIRIDPLIREHNHFVCDIGRTRSVLQRDWPHLSFDHIDEQWWTKHLEQEHEVFARVDAFLDGNRDREDWDRVLCVSHWGFIKRMTGLPVTNGTVVKVQRDGAGEVVHTPDP; encoded by the coding sequence ATGCTCTTCGTCCGCCACGGGCAATCCGAATTCAACGTTCATTATGGCGCCACCGGGATAGATCCGGGGATCGAGGATCCGGCGCTGACGGATCTCGGCAAGGCGCAGATCCGTCACTCGGCCCAGGCGCTCGCCGGGCGCGAGATCGATCACATCGTCTCCAGCCCCTACCGACGGGCGCTCGAGACCGCGCATATCCTCGCCGACACCCTCCGCCTGGAGATCCGCATCGACCCGCTAATCCGCGAGCACAATCATTTCGTCTGCGATATCGGCCGCACCCGTTCGGTCCTGCAGCGCGACTGGCCGCATCTGTCGTTCGATCATATCGACGAGCAGTGGTGGACGAAGCATCTCGAGCAGGAGCATGAGGTCTTCGCCCGGGTCGACGCCTTCCTCGACGGCAACCGTGACCGGGAGGACTGGGACCGGGTGCTTTGCGTCAGTCACTGGGGTTTCATCAAACGGATGACCGGTCTCCCGGTCACCAACGGAACCGTGGTCAAGGTCCAGCGGGACGGCGCCGGGGAGGTTGTTCACACGCCGGATCCGTGA
- a CDS encoding Smr/MutS family protein — MARRPTADELNLWRKVVADTEPLTPERRRALEAAAPKVPEILQKQAEKQPPATAPRHHSRPAGDLGLDRIKVPSALAEHDPGRAPGIDRRTALKIKRGKQQIDGRIDLHGMRQDEAHRALNAFVNGAYKRGDRCVLVITGKGTRSADGDREAGVLKRMTPRWLTDGTNREKVLAYSPAQPQHGGGGALYVMLRRRKDRK; from the coding sequence ATGGCGCGGCGACCGACAGCGGACGAACTCAATCTCTGGCGCAAGGTCGTCGCCGATACCGAACCGCTCACCCCGGAGCGCCGCAGGGCGCTTGAGGCTGCGGCTCCGAAAGTACCTGAAATCCTGCAGAAACAGGCAGAGAAACAGCCGCCGGCCACGGCGCCGCGGCACCATTCCCGTCCGGCTGGCGATCTCGGGCTCGACCGCATCAAGGTGCCGAGCGCGCTGGCCGAGCACGATCCGGGGAGAGCGCCGGGCATCGACCGGCGGACCGCGCTCAAGATCAAGCGCGGCAAGCAGCAGATCGACGGTCGCATCGACCTGCACGGCATGCGTCAGGACGAGGCGCACCGGGCGCTCAACGCCTTCGTCAACGGTGCCTACAAGCGGGGCGACCGCTGCGTGCTGGTGATCACCGGCAAGGGCACCCGGTCCGCCGACGGCGACCGCGAGGCCGGCGTGCTCAAACGCATGACGCCGCGCTGGCTGACCGACGGGACGAACCGGGAAAAGGTGCTCGCCTATTCGCCCGCCCAGCCGCAGCACGGCGGCGGCGGCGCGCTCTATGTCATGCTGCGGCGGCGGAAGGACCGCAAATGA
- a CDS encoding (Fe-S)-binding protein — protein MSASVKARPRVGLFVTCLVDLFRPTVGFAAISLLEKAGCDVSVPESQTCCGQPTFNSGDFSDSRDIAANVIAAFEEFDYVVAPSGSCAGMIREHYPELFEDDPAMALRAQHLAKRTYELTSFLVDVMGLEETGAAFDGKVTYHDSCSGLRELEVKAQPRKLLNKVDGLKITELPGAEICCGFGGTFCVKYPEISDKMVTQKAEEIVATGADHLLAGDLGCLLNMGGKLKRLGAPTKVRHVAEVLAGMTDGPAIGEGES, from the coding sequence GTGTCAGCGTCCGTGAAAGCGCGTCCGCGCGTCGGTCTTTTCGTGACCTGTCTTGTCGATCTGTTCCGCCCGACCGTCGGATTCGCGGCGATTTCCCTGCTGGAAAAGGCGGGGTGCGACGTTTCCGTGCCGGAGTCTCAGACCTGCTGCGGCCAGCCGACATTCAATTCGGGCGATTTCAGCGACAGCCGCGACATCGCCGCCAACGTGATCGCCGCCTTCGAGGAATTCGATTATGTGGTCGCGCCCTCCGGCTCCTGCGCCGGCATGATCCGCGAGCATTATCCCGAGCTCTTCGAGGACGACCCGGCGATGGCGCTCCGGGCGCAGCATCTCGCCAAGCGGACCTACGAGCTGACGTCATTCCTGGTCGATGTCATGGGGCTCGAGGAAACCGGCGCCGCCTTCGACGGCAAAGTCACTTATCATGATAGCTGCTCCGGGCTCCGCGAGCTCGAGGTGAAGGCGCAGCCGCGCAAACTGCTGAACAAGGTCGACGGACTGAAGATCACCGAGCTGCCGGGGGCGGAGATCTGCTGCGGTTTCGGCGGCACCTTCTGCGTCAAGTATCCCGAGATCTCCGACAAGATGGTGACCCAGAAGGCGGAGGAGATCGTCGCCACCGGAGCGGATCACCTGCTGGCGGGCGATCTCGGCTGCCTGCTCAACATGGGCGGCAAGCTGAAGCGGCTGGGCGCGCCGACCAAGGTGCGCCACGTCGCCGAGGTGCTGGCGGGGATGACCGACGGGCCGGCGATCGGCGAGGGAGAGAGCTGA
- the secB gene encoding protein-export chaperone SecB — protein MTDTATDGANNAINTFSMTVKAQYIKDLSFENPKAPLSLRADIRPDIEIGVDVRAERMAEQVYEVQLLLNVSGVHEGEKVFILELNYAGLFQFESVRPDQLEYVLMVECARLLFPFARQIVGQITTDGGYPPLHIQPIDFLGVFQKNELQRAQNGGVDVGAIETEGNA, from the coding sequence ATGACCGACACAGCGACCGACGGGGCGAACAACGCCATCAACACCTTCTCGATGACGGTGAAGGCGCAGTACATCAAGGATCTCTCCTTCGAGAACCCGAAGGCACCCCTGAGCCTGCGCGCCGACATCCGTCCCGATATCGAGATCGGCGTCGACGTCCGCGCTGAGCGCATGGCGGAGCAAGTCTACGAAGTCCAGCTCCTCCTCAATGTCAGCGGCGTCCATGAGGGCGAGAAGGTCTTCATCCTCGAGCTCAACTATGCCGGCCTGTTCCAGTTTGAGAGCGTGCGTCCCGACCAGCTGGAATACGTTCTGATGGTCGAATGCGCCCGGCTGCTGTTCCCGTTCGCCCGCCAGATCGTCGGTCAGATCACGACCGACGGCGGCTATCCGCCGCTGCACATCCAGCCGATCGATTTTCTCGGCGTGTTCCAGAAGAACGAATTGCAGCGTGCCCAGAACGGCGGCGTCGATGTCGGCGCGATCGAGACCGAAGGCAACGCCTGA
- the hslU gene encoding ATP-dependent protease ATPase subunit HslU, giving the protein MTAFSPREIVSELDRFIIGQKDAKRAVAIALRNRWRRQQLAGDIREEVQPKNILMIGPTGVGKTEIARRLAKLAEAPFIKVEATKFTEVGYVGRDVEQIIRDLVEVAIGQVREKMRKSVHAQAELAAEERVVNALVGETASADTKQKFRKMLREGQLDDKEIEIETADQGGGMPTFEIPGMPGAQMGMLNLNDMFGKAFGGRTKKRRMSVSESYRVLVDEEADNLLDEEKVVREAIESVEQNGIVFLDEIDKICARAERSGADVSREGVQRDLLPLIEGTTVATKHGSVKTDFVLFIASGAFHIAKPSDLLPELQGRLPNRVELKALTRDDFRRILTEPENSLIRQYTALMATEEVTIDITDEAIDALADLTVDINRNIENIGARRLHTVMEKLLDEISFTASDRGGETVKIDAAYVQKHVGDLAQDTDLSKFIL; this is encoded by the coding sequence ATGACCGCCTTCAGCCCGCGTGAGATCGTCTCCGAACTCGACCGCTTCATCATCGGCCAGAAGGACGCCAAGCGCGCCGTCGCCATCGCGCTGCGCAACCGCTGGCGCCGGCAGCAGCTCGCGGGCGACATCCGCGAGGAAGTGCAGCCGAAGAACATTCTGATGATCGGCCCGACCGGCGTCGGCAAGACCGAGATCGCCCGCCGCCTCGCCAAGCTGGCCGAGGCGCCCTTCATCAAGGTCGAAGCGACGAAATTCACCGAGGTCGGCTATGTCGGCCGCGACGTCGAGCAGATCATCCGCGACCTGGTCGAGGTGGCGATCGGCCAGGTACGCGAGAAGATGCGCAAATCGGTCCATGCCCAGGCCGAGCTCGCGGCCGAGGAGCGCGTGGTCAATGCGCTCGTCGGCGAGACCGCCAGCGCCGACACCAAGCAGAAGTTCCGCAAGATGCTGCGCGAGGGCCAGCTCGACGACAAGGAGATCGAGATCGAGACTGCCGACCAGGGCGGCGGCATGCCGACCTTCGAGATCCCGGGCATGCCAGGCGCGCAGATGGGCATGCTCAATCTGAACGACATGTTCGGCAAGGCCTTCGGCGGCCGCACCAAGAAGCGCCGCATGAGCGTTTCGGAATCCTACCGGGTGCTGGTCGACGAAGAGGCGGACAACCTGCTCGACGAAGAGAAGGTGGTGCGTGAGGCCATCGAGTCCGTGGAGCAGAACGGCATCGTCTTCCTGGATGAGATCGACAAGATCTGCGCCCGCGCCGAGCGCAGCGGCGCCGATGTCAGCCGCGAGGGCGTGCAGCGCGACCTGCTGCCGCTGATCGAGGGCACCACCGTCGCCACCAAGCACGGCTCGGTGAAGACCGATTTCGTCCTCTTCATCGCCAGCGGCGCCTTCCATATCGCCAAGCCGTCAGACCTGCTGCCGGAACTGCAGGGCCGCCTGCCGAACCGGGTCGAGCTGAAAGCGCTGACCCGCGACGATTTCCGCCGCATCCTGACAGAGCCGGAAAACAGCCTGATCCGGCAATACACGGCGCTGATGGCGACGGAAGAGGTCACCATCGACATCACCGACGAGGCGATCGACGCGCTGGCGGACCTGACGGTCGATATCAACCGGAATATCGAGAATATCGGCGCCCGCCGGCTGCACACGGTGATGGAGAAACTGCTCGACGAGATCAGCTTCACCGCCTCCGACCGTGGCGGCGAAACGGTCAAGATCGACGCGGCCTACGTGCAGAAACATGTCGGCGACCTGGCGCAAGACACCGACCTCAGCAAGTTCATCCTCTGA
- the dnaQ gene encoding DNA polymerase III subunit epsilon, protein MRELVLDTETTGIDPKQGHRVIEIGAIELVNHVPTGGKYHVYINPEREVEQGAFEVHGLSTEFLADFPNFAGIVDDFLEFVGDATFVIHNAKFDMAFLNAELTRLGHPPMPMERAIDTLAMARRKFPGAQASLDALCRRFEINNSHRDLHGALVDADLLASVYLELIGGRQPGLELAREDKGDVAAMPEIRTSVARPPRPHAPSDEELAAHAMLLEKLKDPIWNRSDAAE, encoded by the coding sequence ATGCGTGAACTTGTGCTCGACACGGAAACCACCGGCATCGATCCGAAGCAGGGCCATCGGGTGATCGAGATCGGGGCGATCGAGCTGGTGAACCATGTGCCGACCGGCGGGAAGTATCACGTCTATATCAACCCGGAGCGCGAGGTGGAGCAGGGTGCGTTCGAGGTCCACGGCCTTTCCACCGAGTTTCTCGCCGATTTCCCGAACTTCGCCGGCATCGTCGACGACTTCCTCGAATTCGTGGGCGACGCGACCTTCGTGATCCACAACGCCAAGTTCGACATGGCGTTCCTGAATGCCGAGCTGACCCGCCTCGGCCATCCTCCCATGCCGATGGAGCGGGCGATCGATACATTGGCGATGGCGCGGCGGAAATTTCCCGGGGCGCAGGCCAGTCTCGACGCGCTCTGCCGCCGTTTCGAGATCAACAACTCGCATCGCGACCTGCACGGCGCCCTGGTCGATGCCGACCTGCTGGCGTCTGTCTATCTGGAGCTGATCGGGGGACGGCAGCCGGGTCTCGAGCTTGCTCGAGAGGACAAGGGCGACGTGGCGGCGATGCCGGAGATCCGGACCTCGGTCGCACGGCCGCCGCGTCCCCATGCGCCGAGCGACGAGGAACTGGCGGCGCATGCCATGCTGCTGGAGAAACTCAAGGATCCGATCTGGAACCGGTCCGACGCGGCCGAGTGA
- the coaE gene encoding dephospho-CoA kinase (Dephospho-CoA kinase (CoaE) performs the final step in coenzyme A biosynthesis.): MLVLGLTGSIGMGKSTAAAMFRRLGLPVHDADASVHRLFRAGGAAVAPIARRFPEAVEKGAVNREILGKLVFGDAVALRDLEAIVHPLVRRERDRFLALQRRARRRAAVLDIPLLFETGGERVCDFVYVVSAPAFLQRQRVLARSGMTESRLSSILKKQMPDREKRHRADYVLPTGLGRAATMRMIKKTLNRLGVRHA, encoded by the coding sequence ATGCTGGTTCTGGGCCTGACCGGATCGATCGGCATGGGGAAAAGTACCGCGGCGGCGATGTTCCGCCGGCTCGGTCTGCCCGTGCACGATGCCGACGCTTCCGTCCACAGGCTGTTCCGCGCCGGCGGAGCGGCCGTGGCTCCGATCGCGCGGCGCTTTCCGGAGGCGGTGGAGAAGGGTGCGGTGAACCGGGAGATCCTCGGAAAGCTGGTCTTCGGCGATGCGGTCGCCTTGAGGGATCTGGAAGCGATCGTCCACCCGCTCGTACGGCGTGAGCGCGATCGTTTCCTTGCGCTTCAGCGCCGGGCGCGGCGCCGGGCCGCGGTGCTGGATATCCCGCTTCTCTTCGAGACAGGCGGCGAGAGGGTCTGCGATTTCGTCTACGTCGTCTCGGCGCCCGCCTTCCTGCAGCGGCAGCGCGTTCTCGCCCGGTCCGGCATGACAGAATCCCGGCTCTCTTCTATCCTGAAGAAACAGATGCCCGACCGGGAGAAGCGGCACCGGGCGGACTATGTTCTGCCCACCGGGCTCGGCCGGGCGGCGACTATGCGAATGATCAAGAAGACACTGAACCGACTGGGAGTGCGCCATGCGTGA
- the mltA gene encoding murein transglycosylase A, with translation MPRRYLCLLVFLGLAACAPEPEPERVTQETARYEKTSLSSLPGWSDDRLSDALPALKRSCGKIRRGYDEQEVAPAEVGGTIADWRAPCDALSRLSDGSDDAAVRDFLSDWFEAYEIKAGEGSGLFTGYYEPELKGAMQRGTGYETPLLARPDDLVLVNLGDWRSGLRGERIAGRLRSGRLVPYESRAEIEAGALGKNAEPLLWLADPIDAFFLHIQGSGRILLDDGSVLRVGYDGHNGHVYYPIGRYLVESGHIDKDAISLQTIRDWLRANPEEMRGVMDLNPSYIFFRTVDGDGPIGAQGVALTPGRSLAVDRRYIPLGAPVWLDIDYPDESGRPLKRLVVAQDTGGAIKGAVRGDVFWGHGETAAQKAGPMAATGRYFVLLPKNLDIALRQ, from the coding sequence TTGCCCCGGCGTTATCTGTGTCTGCTGGTGTTTCTTGGTCTGGCGGCTTGCGCCCCGGAACCGGAACCCGAGCGCGTGACGCAGGAAACGGCGCGTTACGAGAAAACCTCCCTTTCCTCCCTGCCGGGCTGGTCCGACGACCGTTTGAGCGACGCACTTCCCGCATTGAAGCGGTCCTGCGGAAAGATCCGCCGCGGATATGACGAGCAAGAGGTGGCGCCGGCCGAGGTCGGCGGCACCATCGCGGACTGGCGCGCCCCCTGCGATGCGCTTTCCCGACTCTCGGACGGCAGCGACGACGCGGCGGTCCGTGACTTCCTTTCCGACTGGTTCGAGGCCTACGAAATCAAGGCGGGCGAGGGTTCGGGGCTCTTCACGGGTTATTACGAGCCCGAACTGAAAGGCGCGATGCAGCGTGGCACAGGTTACGAAACGCCCTTGCTGGCGCGCCCGGACGACCTGGTGCTGGTCAATCTTGGGGACTGGCGGTCCGGCCTCCGCGGCGAGCGGATCGCCGGGCGGCTGCGCAGCGGGCGCCTCGTGCCCTATGAAAGCCGGGCGGAGATTGAAGCAGGCGCGCTCGGTAAGAATGCAGAACCTCTGCTCTGGCTCGCCGACCCGATCGACGCCTTCTTTCTGCATATCCAGGGCTCGGGCCGGATCCTCCTCGACGACGGCAGCGTTCTGCGTGTCGGCTATGACGGCCATAACGGTCATGTCTACTACCCGATCGGCCGCTATCTGGTGGAGAGCGGACATATAGACAAGGACGCGATCTCCCTGCAGACGATCCGCGACTGGCTCCGGGCCAACCCGGAGGAAATGCGCGGGGTGATGGACCTCAACCCGTCCTACATCTTCTTCCGGACTGTGGACGGAGACGGGCCGATCGGGGCGCAAGGTGTCGCGCTGACGCCTGGACGTTCGCTCGCCGTCGACCGGCGATACATTCCGCTCGGCGCGCCGGTCTGGCTCGATATCGACTATCCGGACGAGAGCGGCCGGCCGCTGAAGCGTCTGGTGGTGGCGCAGGATACCGGCGGCGCGATCAAGGGCGCGGTCCGCGGCGACGTGTTCTGGGGCCATGGCGAGACGGCGGCGCAAAAAGCCGGGCCGATGGCCGCCACCGGTCGATATTTCGTGCTTCTCCCAAAAAATCTCGATATTGCCTTAAGGCAATAG
- a CDS encoding FxsA family protein, whose product MVLIFLIVLLGIPALEIFVFAEVGGIIGGWATVGLTLLTAALGALLFRTQGTAVLQRAQETLRQEQSPLAEIIDGVGLLLAAVLLFLPGFVTDVAGFLLFIPPLRIVLIGFLFRGLARSADSNVWIVRTGSGKASGSSPDRTVIDGEYEDLTEDREDDSSDRKDDGDRTLPPR is encoded by the coding sequence ATGGTCCTCATCTTCCTTATCGTTCTGCTCGGCATCCCGGCCCTCGAGATTTTCGTTTTCGCGGAGGTCGGCGGGATCATCGGCGGCTGGGCGACCGTAGGCCTGACGCTGCTGACGGCCGCGCTCGGCGCACTCCTGTTCCGCACCCAGGGAACCGCGGTTCTGCAGCGCGCGCAGGAAACCCTGCGCCAGGAACAGTCCCCTCTCGCCGAAATCATCGACGGGGTCGGCCTGCTGCTGGCGGCCGTACTGCTGTTCCTCCCGGGTTTCGTGACCGACGTGGCAGGCTTTCTGCTCTTCATTCCGCCGCTGCGGATCGTGCTGATCGGTTTTCTGTTCCGCGGCCTGGCACGTTCGGCGGACTCCAATGTCTGGATCGTGCGGACCGGCTCGGGTAAAGCTTCCGGTTCTTCCCCGGATCGGACGGTCATCGACGGCGAGTACGAGGACCTGACGGAAGACAGGGAGGACGACTCCTCCGACCGGAAGGACGACGGCGACCGCACGCTGCCGCCGCGCTGA
- a CDS encoding LutC/YkgG family protein: MSGAREQILGGIRKSLGRGKLEGEAAAALDRRLSSHERILVPKRSEGDQAHKVGLFVEMAEAVQCSVDRLDSLADVPEMLADYLRRENLPAHIRRAGALDGLDIPWEKAPSLSFEGGRAVTEDAVSLTPALAGIAETGTMMLHSAPETPTTLHFVPDTHVVLLKESQIVGAYEDAWDMLRQKFGLKDGAGMPRTVNLITGPSRTGDVEQIIQLGAHGPRRLHILLVKD; encoded by the coding sequence ATGAGCGGCGCGCGCGAACAGATCCTCGGCGGGATCCGCAAGTCCCTCGGCCGGGGCAAGTTGGAAGGCGAGGCCGCGGCGGCGCTGGACCGGCGCCTCTCCAGCCACGAGCGCATCCTGGTGCCGAAACGCTCCGAGGGCGACCAGGCGCACAAGGTCGGCCTCTTCGTCGAAATGGCGGAGGCTGTCCAATGTTCCGTCGACCGGTTGGACTCGCTGGCAGACGTGCCGGAAATGCTGGCGGACTATCTCCGGCGGGAAAACCTGCCGGCCCATATCCGCCGCGCCGGCGCGCTCGACGGTCTCGACATTCCCTGGGAGAAGGCACCGTCTCTGAGTTTCGAGGGCGGACGGGCCGTCACCGAGGACGCCGTCAGCCTGACCCCGGCACTGGCCGGGATCGCGGAAACCGGCACGATGATGCTGCACTCCGCCCCGGAGACCCCGACCACGCTGCATTTCGTGCCGGACACCCATGTCGTTCTGCTGAAGGAAAGCCAGATTGTCGGCGCCTACGAGGACGCCTGGGACATGCTGCGGCAGAAATTCGGCCTGAAGGACGGCGCCGGGATGCCGCGGACGGTCAACCTGATCACCGGCCCCTCCCGCACCGGCGACGTGGAGCAGATCATCCAGCTCGGTGCGCACGGGCCGCGCCGGCTGCATATCCTGCTGGTCAAGGACTGA
- a CDS encoding Tim44/TimA family putative adaptor protein, translating into MGDGIAFFDIILFALLAGFLFFRLRNVLGKRTGHEERHTDPFSPAPERSAKSDNVIQLPDRERDERSAAQDDAELSDLMRVKMADPAFDEIEFLKGARTAFEWIVEAFAKGDLDGLRPLLGDDLMGAFAGAVEAREQAGETQETTISSFRSALINDVKLTGSIARVTVEFITDQVKVTRGTDGSVVDGDPDRIETVTDLWTFERDISARDPNWHLVATRVPEE; encoded by the coding sequence ATGGGCGACGGCATCGCGTTCTTCGATATAATTCTTTTCGCGCTGCTTGCAGGGTTTCTGTTTTTCAGGCTCCGCAACGTGCTCGGCAAACGGACCGGACATGAAGAGCGTCATACCGATCCGTTCTCTCCGGCGCCGGAGCGGTCTGCCAAATCCGACAATGTCATCCAGCTGCCGGACCGCGAACGGGACGAGCGCAGCGCCGCGCAGGACGATGCCGAGCTTTCGGACCTGATGCGCGTCAAGATGGCCGATCCGGCTTTTGACGAGATCGAGTTCCTCAAGGGTGCTCGCACGGCGTTCGAATGGATCGTCGAAGCCTTTGCCAAGGGCGATCTCGACGGCCTGCGGCCGCTCCTCGGAGACGATCTGATGGGGGCTTTCGCAGGGGCGGTCGAGGCGCGCGAGCAAGCCGGAGAAACCCAGGAAACCACCATTTCCTCCTTCCGCTCCGCGCTCATCAACGACGTGAAGCTGACCGGATCGATTGCGCGCGTGACAGTCGAGTTCATTACCGATCAGGTCAAGGTAACGCGGGGCACAGACGGTTCCGTGGTCGACGGGGATCCGGACAGGATCGAGACGGTGACGGATCTCTGGACCTTCGAGCGCGATATCAGTGCGCGCGATCCGAATTGGCATCTCGTCGCTACCCGCGTGCCCGAAGAGTAA